TAGATTGGAATCGCCATGTCACAAGTAGAACGTATGAAAAGTTTGGTTACGATGCAAGATGCGAAGTCTTAAGAGAATTCGGTTATCCCATAGAGCAAATGTTAAGCAAAAATATCAGCTATATCCCCGGATCTACTTATGTCCGGTTTTTAAGCCAACAGTTCGTCAATGCTGAAATTACTGTGGAATCGCAAGTATATCAGATGGATCAGGGAATTCTCTTTTGGAAACAAACGATTGTGGGTGGTGATGGAAAAAAAGCCTGCGAATTAGAAACAACGTCACGATTGGTTCAGGATGGAAAAAATATAATCATTGCTGCCATTCCAGAAATTAATGCCATCATCCCTTATGAATTTACCATCCACCCCAAGCCCACTTTACAAAATACGGTAGAACATGATTATTACATTCCCTTCAGCGACATGAATTGTTTTTGGAATTTACCTTCAGATGCAATATGGAAGGTGTTTGAGGAAGGTCGTTTTTTATTTTTTAAAGAAATTGTAGATCTAAACTTAATTAAAGAAACAGACTCCACCACCTTTTTTATGGGAGGAGAAATTGTAATCTATAAACAACCAGAGCCAGGCTCTCATGTAAAAATCTTAAGTTGGATTGAAAGTTTTGAAAAGATTCGATTTTATTTTAGACAAGATATTGTAGATCTTAATGGAAATTTACTGGTTAGCATGAAGGATGAACAACTATTCGTTTCTCTTTCTAACTCGAGACCTAGACGAGCACCTTCCGCCTTCTTTGATAAAATCGAAAGGTTTATTGAATGATGGGCGCTTTTTGTTTAAGAAGAATTTCTTCCTCCGTTGTTAACTCGCGATAGGCTCCAAGTGCAAGCGCAGGATCCAATTCTAAATTTCCCATTTTCATTCGTTTGAGGTAAGTGACTTCCTTGCCTAAACTTTGGAACATTCTACGAATCTGTCTGTATTTGCCTTCTTTTAACCATACGGTCACTATGTTTGGTTGGTTGGGATCAGGAATGGCCAATCTTGCAGGAAGGGTTTCATAACCATCATCCAAAACAATTCCTGTTTCAAAGGCGAGTATGTCCTCAGGAGTTACTGCGGCAGAAATTTCTGCATAGTATTCTTTTTCAACAAAGTGTTTAGGGGATGTATAATAATGAGCAAGAGGACCATCTGTAGTAAATAACAACAACCCTTCTGTTTCTTTATCCAACCGGCCCACAGGAAACAAATCCATATTCTCATGTCTTTCACTTAAGTAATCCATTACTGTTTTTTCGCGACTGTCTTCTGTGGCTGTGATACAATCAGGGGCCTTGTTCATCATAAAGTAATAAAATTCTTTTCGAACTAGAGTCTCTTCATAATAAGTCACCGTATCAGCAAGAGAAACTTTAAAACTAGGATCCTTGATCACCACACCATTCACTTGGACCTTTCCCTGGTGGATTTCTTTTTTGACATCCGAACGTGAACCCAGTCCGTAATTTCCGAGAACTTTATCTAACCGTTCTTTTGACATATTGTGTTATCATCTTCACAATCCTAAAGGGATATGGCAATCAGGAATTCTACCTGATCAGAATGTTTCGAAGTAAAAAAAGGTATCGAAAACAAAAGCCGAAAACAATCTAACTAGTATGTTTGATACCTTTTTAAGGATTTTGAAAACTTCACGAATCGCCTTTGATTTGGCTTACAAAAGCTCCCCTAGTTTAACCGCACTCATCTCCATCCTGACCATAGCCAATGGTTTATTTCCTTCTACTCTCGTTTGGATTGGAAAACTAATCATCGACTCCATCCTCCAAAGCCAAATAAAATCTGACCAATGGGTGGATTTATTACAATCAGATGCCGCTAGGTTGGTTTATACGGAAGGTGCGTTAACCATTCTCTATTTTGGATCTCAGAAGTTATACAATATCGGTTATACTTTGCTTAGGATTCGTTTAGGCCAGGAAGTAAATGAAAGGATCCTATCCAAAGCCATTCGTTTAGAACTCACCCAATTTGAAGATTCCGAAACCTATGATAAAATGACACAAGCAAGGACAGAGGCTTCTTCCAAACCTTTGTCGATGGTCACAAGATTTTTTACCATCGCTCAATCATCCATTACCATCATTAGTTTTTTTGGACTTCTCATCAAACTCTCTCCATTAGCATCTTTTATTTTAGTCATTGCAGCGATCCCTTCTTTCATTGCAGAAACAAAATTTTCCAATCATAGTTTTCGATTGTTTCGATGGAAAGCAAAAGAAACAAGAGAACAAGTATATTTAGAAACTCTTATGGCAAGAGAAGACAACGCTAAGGAAATTTTACTCTTTAACTTAGGTAAAGAATTTTTAAATAGGTATAAAAACAACTTTCAACGGATTTATATCGAAGATAAAAAACTAACAATCTATAAAGGGATTTTTAGTTTCCTCCTTGGATTACTCAGTCAATTTGCTTTTTATGGTTCCTATATCTGGATTGTATGTTTGGCACTGTTACATAAAATCTCATTAGGTGAAATGACGATGTATCTTGTCATCTTTAGACAAGGACAAAGCACTTTTTCTAATGCACTTTCTGCTTTCGGTGGAATTTATGAAGATCATTTGTATATTGAAAACCTAATGGAATTTCTAGATCTAGCGATTCTAAAACAATATGGAAATCAAAAAGGTAACCACCAAAGACTAGGGATTGTTTTTGATTCTGTTTCCTTTCAATATCCCGGCTCAAAAGAACCTTCGCTTTCTAATGTTAGTTTTGAATTAAAACCGGAAGAAAAACTTGCGATCGTTGGGGAGAATGGATCAGGAAAAACAACTCTTATCAAACTATTAACTCGTTTGTATTCACCCACATCCGGTAAAATTTATTTAGATGGAATAAATTTGGAAGATTGGGATGAAGAAACTTTACGTCGGAGGTTTGGAGTTATCTTCCAAAACTTTGTCCAATACCAATTTAGAGTGGGAGAAAATATTGGAATGGGTGATGTTCAAAAAATCCAATCAGAAGCT
The sequence above is drawn from the Leptospira sp. WS4.C2 genome and encodes:
- a CDS encoding thioesterase family protein translates to MSQFFRKILTTHHFDLDWNRHVTSRTYEKFGYDARCEVLREFGYPIEQMLSKNISYIPGSTYVRFLSQQFVNAEITVESQVYQMDQGILFWKQTIVGGDGKKACELETTSRLVQDGKNIIIAAIPEINAIIPYEFTIHPKPTLQNTVEHDYYIPFSDMNCFWNLPSDAIWKVFEEGRFLFFKEIVDLNLIKETDSTTFFMGGEIVIYKQPEPGSHVKILSWIESFEKIRFYFRQDIVDLNGNLLVSMKDEQLFVSLSNSRPRRAPSAFFDKIERFIE
- a CDS encoding pseudouridine synthase, whose amino-acid sequence is MSKERLDKVLGNYGLGSRSDVKKEIHQGKVQVNGVVIKDPSFKVSLADTVTYYEETLVRKEFYYFMMNKAPDCITATEDSREKTVMDYLSERHENMDLFPVGRLDKETEGLLLFTTDGPLAHYYTSPKHFVEKEYYAEISAAVTPEDILAFETGIVLDDGYETLPARLAIPDPNQPNIVTVWLKEGKYRQIRRMFQSLGKEVTYLKRMKMGNLELDPALALGAYRELTTEEEILLKQKAPIIQ
- a CDS encoding ABC transporter ATP-binding protein codes for the protein MKTSRIAFDLAYKSSPSLTALISILTIANGLFPSTLVWIGKLIIDSILQSQIKSDQWVDLLQSDAARLVYTEGALTILYFGSQKLYNIGYTLLRIRLGQEVNERILSKAIRLELTQFEDSETYDKMTQARTEASSKPLSMVTRFFTIAQSSITIISFFGLLIKLSPLASFILVIAAIPSFIAETKFSNHSFRLFRWKAKETREQVYLETLMAREDNAKEILLFNLGKEFLNRYKNNFQRIYIEDKKLTIYKGIFSFLLGLLSQFAFYGSYIWIVCLALLHKISLGEMTMYLVIFRQGQSTFSNALSAFGGIYEDHLYIENLMEFLDLAILKQYGNQKGNHQRLGIVFDSVSFQYPGSKEPSLSNVSFELKPEEKLAIVGENGSGKTTLIKLLTRLYSPTSGKIYLDGINLEDWDEETLRRRFGVIFQNFVQYQFRVGENIGMGDVQKIQSEAEWIPAAKLGMAHDFVTRLEQGYSTRLGKWFQDGRELSGGQWQKIALARAFMRTSADILILDEPTSAIDAEAEMKVFEHFREHTQGKTVILISHRFSTVRMADQILVLEQGKKTEWGSHSELLLNKGKYEKLFRLQQAGYQ